CTCGAATTTAGGTTTGAAGCATTAGGTTTAAAACATAAGTCACTGCAATAAACAACTTACCAGCATTTGATACCACCATTCATCACAGCGACTGACTCAAATTTTTATAAGCATTTTCAGCTAACAGGCTAAAATTAGGTACAAAGCTGTAACTTAAATGCTGCATATCAGTTAAATAGCGTTGTAAATAGGTTATATTACTATCAGTTAAACATTCTCAAACTATATTTTATGTATATAAAAAGTAGTTTAGGAAATAAATATTGTAAAACTCATCAGTAAAATCAGATGAGATAGACGCATGATTGAATATCAAAAATAACCTGCCCGCCAATCATGACGCCCAATTTAAAACTAAAAAAACGCCAGCACTGATGCTGACGTTTATTATAAGAGATACATTTTATATCAAATTAACACAATTTTGAATGATTATTACGTTCTAGTTTCGCCATGACCATAGACAATCCACTTTTGTGAGGTTAAGCCTTGTAGTCCAACTGGACCACGCGCATGGATTTTATCGGTTGAGATACCAATCTCCGCGCCAAGTCCGTACTCAAAACCATCAGCAAAGCGGCTAGAGGCGTTAATCATGACGCTTGCCGAATCGACTTCACGGATAAAGCGCTGTGACTTGCTGTAATTATCCGTGATAATGACATCGGTATGATGACTGCCGTGGGTATTAATGTGCTCAATGGCTTCGTCCAAACCGCTGACAATTTTAATGGCTAAAATGGGCGCTAAATATTCGGTATCCCAATCGGCATCGGTAGCCGCTGATAAATGCCCACTAAGTTTGGTATTATTATTTAAAATGGCTTGCGACTTCTCATCAAGACGCAGCTGCATGGCCTCATCGGCTGCAACAATGGCTTCGGCAATTTGTGGTAATAACGTCTCAGCAATGGCTTCATCGACCAATAACGTCTCCATGGTATTACACGTACCATAGCGATGGGTTTTGGCATTGACGCTAACATCAATCGCAATTTTTGCCTCAGCGTCACGGTCAATAAAGGTATGACAATTACCATCTAAATGCTTAATCACTGGTACTTTGGCATCCCGGCTAATACGCTCAATCAAGCCTTTACCACCACGTGGCACAATCACGTCGACATAGTCAGTCATCGTAATCAGCTCGCCAACCGCCGCGCGATCAGTGGTTTGCAATACTTGCACGCTATGCTCAGGCAGTTTTGCGTTTTTAAGACCTTGATGAATACACTTGGCAATCGCTTGATTGGATTCAAACGCTTCAGAGCCACCACGCAAAATAATCGCATTGCCTGATTTGAGTGCTAATGATGCTGCCTCTAATGTGACATTCGGACGCGACTCATAAATCATGCCGACAACACCAAGTGGTACGCGCATTTTACCCAAATGTATTCCTGACGGCTGATAGGTCATATCCGTCACTTCGCCAATAGGGTCGGGCAAGGTTGATACGTCTTTTAAGCCCTGCAACATTCCATCAAAGCGTGCATTATTTAGCTCTAAGCGGTCAAGTAAGGCGGCATCAAGATTATTTTTCGTGCCATTATCCATATCAATTTTATTCGCCGACAAAATGTCTTGTTTGGACTTGACCAATTCATCATAAATTGCCATTAGCGCAGCATTTTTGATACTCGTATTGGCAGCAGCAAGGGCTCGCGAGGAGACGCGCGCTTGTTTGCCAACGGTGTTCATATAGGTTTTGATATCTGATGTGGTCGATTGACTCATTAATTAATTTCCTTATATATATAGGCAATAAAAGTGTGCCTGAAATTCTTGTAACTGAATTTTAATAAAAAATATCAAGCAGTTTACTAAATAAAGCAAATGCGCATCAGCAGGCGAAGACTATGCTAAATATCGGCAGTGATGAATAAAAATGGGCGTTTTAACGCATCTATAGCGTTATGCCATTTAAAATAGATTAGATTAGACCGATAGTAAAGACGAATTTTTGAATAGGATTTTTTATGAACGGTGGTTTTAGTAGCGAAGCTGTATATTTTGAATTGTTTTTATAATGTACTAAAAAATGGCTGATCTTAATCTACATTGTGCTTATATTGTTCCACTGCTTTTCTATTTTACAGTTACGTGTTGTCAACACAATACTGCTGCAACTACTAAGGTGGCTACATTTTTTTATTAGTATAGTTAAACAGTAAATAATTTTAGTATTGCCTAACGTTTAAAATTTTAGCAACCTCAATCAGATACGAGAGAAAACGATGATGTCACAGACAAGCACAGATAAAAAGACAGCACTGACGATCCATAAAAAACTGATATTTGTTACCTTAGCAGCAGCGGCATTAACGCTAAGTGCTTGCGGTAAAAAAGATGCGCCTGTGGTACAAGCTGACCCAGCAGTCGATAACCAAGCTTCAGTAGAGAAACACGAATCAGCGGTGGCTCATGATGAGGTCGCAGTTGCAAGCGCCAATGAGGGCATGGCAACGACAGATATGCCAAACGATGATGTCGCTGTAGCGACTGCCGACGACTCTAAATAATAGACGGTAGAAAATGAACGGTAGAATCAGGCGAGAACGTCTCGACTTACTACCCCAAATATTCTAGAATGCACCTGAATACAAATGAGTAGAGCAATCTATTAGCTCAATCGTATAAAACAGCATAGCAGTCATTAAAATGATAAAATAAGCTCAGAGTTGCAATGGCAGTCTGGGCTATTTTTTATGGTGCTTATTGTCATTGCTGTTTATTGGTCATTATTTGCTGATAACTATTTTATTAGTCATGATATCACTGATAATTAGTTCACTAATAATGATTCATTCATCACTATTATTTATTCATCACTATTATTTATTCATCACTATTGGAAGTCTGCTAAACCATGCCTGATATTGCCAAAGATTCGACTCGTCCTATCGCCCTTGAGGTACAAGACCTCC
This genomic window from Psychrobacter urativorans contains:
- a CDS encoding glutamate-5-semialdehyde dehydrogenase, which encodes MSQSTTSDIKTYMNTVGKQARVSSRALAAANTSIKNAALMAIYDELVKSKQDILSANKIDMDNGTKNNLDAALLDRLELNNARFDGMLQGLKDVSTLPDPIGEVTDMTYQPSGIHLGKMRVPLGVVGMIYESRPNVTLEAASLALKSGNAIILRGGSEAFESNQAIAKCIHQGLKNAKLPEHSVQVLQTTDRAAVGELITMTDYVDVIVPRGGKGLIERISRDAKVPVIKHLDGNCHTFIDRDAEAKIAIDVSVNAKTHRYGTCNTMETLLVDEAIAETLLPQIAEAIVAADEAMQLRLDEKSQAILNNNTKLSGHLSAATDADWDTEYLAPILAIKIVSGLDEAIEHINTHGSHHTDVIITDNYSKSQRFIREVDSASVMINASSRFADGFEYGLGAEIGISTDKIHARGPVGLQGLTSQKWIVYGHGETRT